The genomic region TCATGTGAGAAGAACACGTGGAAAAAGCTTTTTTCCTTTGCTGAGTAGATGGGAATCTTAGTATTGTCTTGATTATATACATATAAGAAAGAACTACACCTATGAGTGTGCTAATGAATGTCAATACTGCACAAATTATAACCACCTGTTCTACAATCCATGTATCTGAGCATGAAGTCTTAAAAAGAGGAGCTGCATCACGGCCAAAATGATCAGTGGTATTGGAGTCACAGAATTCCAGCTGCAGGCCCATACCAAGTGGTGTGATGATGATCACCAATCCAGAGATCCAGCAGCAGAGGACAAGGATGGTACAGACTCTGCTATTCATGATGGTCATGTAATGAAGGGGTTTGCAGAGGGCCACATAGTGGTCATAGGACATGGCAGCCAGAAGAAAAAACTCTGTGGCTCCAAAGAGtccaataaaaaatatttgggtTACACAGGCATTATAAGTAATGTTATTATCCCCAGTTGATATACTGTACAGGAATCTGGGAATCCAGACTGTTGTGAATGAGATTTCTAAGAAGGAGAAGTTTCGAAGGAAAACGTACATAGGTGTTTTAAGGTGGGAGTCCATGAGGGTAAGAATGGTAATGGTCAGGTTTCCAGTTATACTCAGAATATACGtcagaaataaaaagatgaaaaccaGAACTTGCAGTTGTGGGTCATCGGTAACTCCCAGCAAGATGAAAGTTGTTACTGCTTTGTGACTTCTCATTACTACCTTTGAAGTTTTAGGCAATCTGCATgtaaagaaaaaattagaaaatacgcAACTCACCAGAAAGAACAAATACCAAAAGTCCCCTTCCTCTTATTCATTATGGTTTTCagtgatgtatataaattttatttttaaatggactCCACTGAAAAGATGTTTGAGGTTTAATTCCTTTTTTATTCTCAAAAACTCACATCAGGTTTTGTCTATTACATCTGtagcttatacaatatttttttcttcacattttcagtaaaatttaattgatttttcattttaattttctctgtaatatttttaagtattatGAAGATTTCTCTTGTAAAATATGCTATATCACCTTCAAatagaaaggctgaaaacaacaaaataaacaagttaaacaaaaaaaaaattatcccttgGAAAGCACCAGAATGCTAATAGGGCAGTAAAGACTTGTGAGATCAAGATCCACAGAGAGGTAAGATGGATACTTGACAATGTAGTTCCCATTGAGGTATTTACTGTTTTTCATCTGCAAGATACGATATCTTTCCGTAAGTCTCATGAGTTTGGATAGGCACACAAAATGAAGTTCAGAGTCTGTCAAGGATGAGATAATCTGGGAGATATCAATTGGGGCTTTCAAGGACTATAGGAGTTATGATAAACTGGAATTAGACTATCTTTCATAATTAGTTCCTGATTGGATTAGGGTGATATGGCCTAATTGACTCCCAGGGCAAAATAAAGTGCCAGTGGAAGAACAACTCTTCATCCAGGATTTCAAATTATtcctaaaatttttcttttttttgtttgatttttattttttttattgtactttagatgaagatttacagaacaaactaggttctcattaaacagttggtacacatattattatatgacattggttaacaaccccatgacaagtcaacactctcccttctctgcct from Elephas maximus indicus isolate mEleMax1 chromosome 27, mEleMax1 primary haplotype, whole genome shotgun sequence harbors:
- the LOC126068345 gene encoding olfactory receptor 6C2-like, with product MRSHKAVTTFILLGVTDDPQLQVLVFIFLFLTYILSITGNLTITILTLMDSHLKTPMYVFLRNFSFLEISFTTVWIPRFLYSISTGDNNITYNACVTQIFFIGLFGATEFFLLAAMSYDHYVALCKPLHYMTIMNSRVCTILVLCCWISGLVIIITPLGMGLQLEFCDSNTTDHFGRDAAPLFKTSCSDTWIVEQVVIICAVLTFISTLIGVVLSYMYIIKTILRFPSTQQRKKAFSTCSSHMIVVSITYGSCIFIYIKPSAKEDVDINKRVSVLTTSVAALLNPFTYILRNKQVKQSFNDVIKKITFISQK